From Aricia agestis chromosome 1, ilAriAges1.1, whole genome shotgun sequence:
GTATCTGGGACACTTTGCACAAGCCTGATCTTGCTTTGGAATATAATATGCTGTGTGCTTTCATTTCCCCTTATGGATTGATATGGTAGTATTCGTATGGATACCTAATACTGCTTGTcgatttatatttttctagaaGACCTAGGATTGATCCTGTGTTACCTAAAGGCCTCTATGTTGGGTCAAGATGTTTAACCATGATTGGGAATCTGCTAGGAACACGTTCGTAATCGTTTCTATTAGGCCGGCCATGAACGTCTATGGCCGGCCGCATCTTGCAGTCAAGaaccgactgcaagatgcggttgcCGCACGGTGATCTGCAGTGTccgaccgctcgagcagttcttgagagaTCAGTACCAAGTACCAACGCGAACGCTCTAAAGCAGTCCTAGTCGGTCCCGACTGCAacatgcggtccgtctatggtcagtcatagtcaatcatgggcCAACGCGGAGAGGCATAAAGGGTACTTATAGCGCTGTGCGTTGGTCGTAGACAATTACGGCATCGGCGTCGAAGAACTGGCTGTGGGATTTGCTCAGAGCTATAATGGCCGCGTGCTCGCTTCGCATTCTGTTCTTGTATTTTTTACTCAGATTTACCTGGAAAAGGCAAATAATTCTTTTTTACAACTAACATCACAGCTAGttgaatatacttaataatcctTCCTTGGATGTCAGTTACaaatttcaattattaaatCACTCACAAGTACACGCTAATTGTATAGTATAAGAGTGTTTTGGGTCTTGGGTGCAAAACAGATGCTGACTCTGTAGTGGACCACCCgccaaaacatattttatttacaatcatTTATAATCTGTAAAagatagtaaaatataagtCAAAACCatttcacataaaaaataacCTCTGGCCTTTGCTACGCTGTCGTAGACTGCAATAGACTGCGGCTACAGCGTCTACGGTGGCGTAGCCTTCTCGTAGCTCCACTGCTACGAAATTTTTTGCTAATTtgaaattattacttttgaattttgatgatAAATTACGTAATATTTAGAAATCACCTTTGCATAAAGCTGATGAAGGTCGTCCTCAGTAGACAACGGCCGTGGTTTAGGTCTCAGGAAGGCTGGAAGTGAGCGAGTCTTCAGTGCGTCGATACTTGCAGCTCCTTCGATGTCATCTAGCACTACGGAAAAGTATATTGTAAGAAGTGAAACAcaaacaaacaacaatttttattaatactgtataattattaattttaatgttttgcaaatagcgaaaaagttttaaaataatttatgtttcaATTTTAACCCCAAAGAGTattccaattttaaatatttaaaacatttttttcccaCATTTCACCTAATTTTGTATAGTGATGTGACACATCGTTTTATTAATATCGATATTTTGACTTACTCCCACTGGATGCATACTGCGGTGGTGGAGCATCAGGGACTCTGTTGACGTAGCAGTGTGACGGCGGGCGACTGCTCTCTCGCGATCGACGACACTCGGCGTCGCCTGCGTAACTTGCTGGCCTCGTGTGCCTTTGAACTTGCACCtataattttaaacaaagaataagtaataagtattaagCAACGGAGTATGGACTTATTACGACTGAAATTTTAAACTTCTAAGTTCTGAAAATGGTAGATTATGTCCTATCACCGTTATTCAAGGCCTTTAAACAAAATTGAGATGGTAGTCTTCCGTTTCCTGCCGTAATATTGATCGTTGTAGTTCCTTTCCGGTCTTTTTGGGGCCAAGATGGCGCTACGATGGCGGTAAGATGGCGGTTTCCGGTGTTCACcaggggaggcgcgcgcgcgttCTTCCTCATTGGCGTCTTGAGTTTTGTGCCGTAAAGACGTATAACGCTGTTAGCGTTcgttaaagttattaaaattataagaaattttgtttcattgctaataactataatattatttttcttaaatagttaataatttattctagATCGTTTGTGGTTtcgaaattttttaatttaaattttaacattaaattgttGAAATATAATGTTGATAAAAGTGTTTGCGAGTGTGTTTCTTCTACATCGTCATCGTCAGATGAAGAACCAGTCGTACAACGGAAGAGAAAATGGGATGACGAGGTATTGCAAAACCTTGTCAAGCAGGTCAGTCAGATCCAAAATTTCTTAGCTTGTATCTATCCACCTTTGGATACGATTGCGTAGGAAAATTGTGCTAGTAACGTTTTAGATAACACCTACGAAAATATTGATCATGACGCTGTTTCTAATACGTCgaactaattttaattttgatttgacgACCAACCTCAAAGAACCGTCTATTCAGAATGCCTCTGCGGAGCATTTAGACACTCAATTATTTACTTGCAACGTAGCTTGCAACACTTTATCTAACTCTGACAATTGGTCAAATATCCGTTAATCGGATATTCAAAAAACTTATAACGCCCGGCCTGGttttgtcgaataataattgGAGGTTAACAATTAACGAAGAATTGAAAAGCCCTGGGCAATTTGAGAaagcaaataattttaatttgaatacgAGTGATTTGGTGCTATTACGAGTTCATTAATAATGCAAAATAATGCGTTAAAAAGGGTTTTTCTGATTTATTACAATGGATTAAAGATAGTAAAATATCGTTATTATCCAAAATTAAAGATCTTTGAACAAAACAACAAATCTTTGACAAAAATTAAAGATATTTGATCTTTGGActgtttacaattattttgcgTTAGGGATGCTGATATTATTGAACGTCAGGAATTTTTCATAAATCTCTAGTAAAGGAatagtttttgaaatttaaaaattcctCCAAAATACGAATATATTCTATTTAATAAAGAGCAGccaggctaaaatggtcacatttcattttatttcatttcatttgtgAAACTGACGAATATGaaatacgaattactagacatgaattgcaagcagagtgaccataagattcataatatgactctccaaagcgaccattttagccccgctgttgtccgattttattaaaaataatggaggtgtacttcaataaaattttcatttatttgataataatataaagaataaaaaagccAGCCTTCTCTGCGCAAGAGAGGCGGTCTGCTTCAGGtgctctaaaataaaaataaaaaaaaataaaaaatgttttatttctgagtaaatttgaatcaatttttttcagaatgtctacctgatgcctaccaccggttcgggaactaccccggcgagaagaaccggcgtaagaaactcgcacgggttccactttttaccaaaaaagtgagagaaaaattattcttttaaaataaagtttacaattttgtaacttaatattatatacaatgtcaacatacataattgtaagtcataatataataatgtagaagtagcctatgcaagaagccatcctactcccaagatgtgccatcttctatgaaatcattgaccttataataagctttggcacacaaacgctctttgactacttttttaaatttattaatggaaagattttgaacgttttctgggattttattgtaaaggcgtatacattgacctttaaaagatttactgactttactaagtctgatcactggcatgtccagcttgtgcttatttctagtatttctacagtgaatgtcacttttaactttaaatttatttatattttttctaacatatattacattatccaaaatgtattgagaagcaacagttagaataccaatttctttaaatttatctctcagagattctaaagcagacattttataaatagaacgtatggctcgcttctgcagcacaaatattgtattaatgtcggcagcgtttccccataaaaggattccatatgacatcctactatgaaaataactaaaatatactaatcgtgccgtgtcttcgtcagaaatttctctaatttttctgactgcatatgctgcagaactgagcctacctgctagattagcaatgtgaggaccccactgtaattctGGCTGCGCAATCAGGCCCCAGTTATTACAAACAAACGGGTCGCTTCCAAGCACCGTTTGGCTATACGTAATAATCAAAGTTATGCATATTCTCAAGCACAGGCGGTTCGACCTTTCCACCCCtatgtatttaattataattttggctCCTATGCCAATGTAATGAGGGGTTTTTTCGGTCCTCATATAAGCCAACAACGTCTCTTCCTCCAAGACAACAGGCCCTGGGCACGAAATACGAATAAGTCTTTTAATCAATCCAATGCCCCGAGAGGCAGAGGAAGAGGTGCCAGAAAATTTTGACTTTCAACAGGAGTTTCGAGAGGGGAGGCTATTAACCATGTTTGGGAAAATGTGGGGTGCTCCTTCttccctttttttttaaataataaccggttataaaattcaatttttacgaaaaccgtCCTCGACTCTTATAGTCACGTTAATTCACGGACGATAGCTTCGTCCCCAGAAATGGATCAGGTTATTCAAACTTTGCTTAAGGAATAAGCACAAAATTTTAGAATATGCCCGCGAAACTCCgagttttttatcaaaaatgttttaacCCCAAAAAGCGAAGTAATTATGCGccctattttcaatttaaaaaagatTGAACGAGTTTCTAAAGATAAGCAAATTTCAACTGATAGCTACGCATTGAATACCAGAATTTCTGCAGCCCAACGATTGGCTAATGGTTAGTAAAGATAGACCTAACGCATGCTTATTATTATCACACACCGGTGTCTCTACACCATCGTTGTTTGAGGTTAATGTACAGAGGTCAACTCTTACAAATGACCTGTTTGCCATTTGGGCTGGCCACTGCCCCCAAAGTTTTCGCGTCCCTGACAAATTGGACAGCAGAATTACTACTAGAACAAGGTATGCGTATAGTTGCTTTCTTACACAATTTCGTAATTGCATGCCAGGATAAAACGAAAATATTAGAACAGACTTGTATCACACGAGCTTGATGCGATGCTCAAGCTAGGTAAGGTTGTAATTAATAAGATTAAATCCCATACTTCAGCCACAAAAGGCTTTAGAATATTTAGGTCTTTTTTGGGACACATGGAACAATCGAAAATCCATTCCAGGTTCAAAAGTTCAGAAGTTAAGTTCTAGAAAAGCAACTCTCAGAGAAATATAGAGCATTGTCGGTCGTCTAAATTTCGCTCGACTAGCATTTCCACAAGGTCGCTTAAATTATCGAAGTCTTTTGACCCATTGCAACAGTGTACTTGGATGTAGCCCCTATGAAAAGCGGTCTCTACCTTTTCACGCTATTGAATTAGAATGGTGGTTAGCTAATTGTAAAAAGTCTTCTCGACTTCACCTCCCCAAATCTAACTACGGACGCTTCCGACTCTGGTTGGGGAGCGGATTTAAATGATGTATTTTTAACGTGAGATTGGCCTAATGATGAagaaaatcttcattaaaattaaaaaagaaatgttaataattttaaaatgtttacgcGAATACGGTCCTACGCTAAGTAAGTCGTCTCTGCTTCTGCAGTGCGATAACAAATCTGTAGTGGCATACTTAAGAAATGAAAGGGGGAACAAATCAAATTCTCTAATGAATctgacttataattattattattatttttttacattttagatCCATTCGATATATTATACCGCGTCACATTCCAGGCCGGTACAACAATACAGCAGATCGATTGTCGAGAAAATCTTTTCTCCCCGAATGGCATCTAGCCCCTGCGGTGACCCGACATCATCTTTCGGAAGTGGGGCATGCCCGAGATCGATTTATTTGCATCAACCCGAGCTCACGTGTAGTATGTCAGCTTAGACCAGAGGGATCAAAGGACGTAGACACAACGCGTTTTCATGGGAATAGACCTTCAGTCTGGCTTGGGTATTCCCACCTCCGAATTTGTTGCCCAGAGTATTGATGCATCTCAATCGTGCGAAAGGCGTGTTCTTGTGGCCCCAGACTTTATGGAAAGTGGATCTAAAGTCTCGAGTCACCGCCGTTCACGGTTCGGGACATGGAGTCGAACTTTCTGTACTTATCTATCAACGGCCTTTTCTCCTCCACGAGTACAAAACCTGACGATGGAGATTTGGATAAGATAGTTAAATTGGTGCAAAGTTTTGGGGGTCCAGCCTACTAACTCCTCGGTGTCCCAATTAGTGCACTTTTTAGCTGATttacatttaaaacataatctagCAAAACAATCCTAGTTCACAAGTCAATTGTTTCTACACTTtgcagtacaaaatataatagtgCAAGTCTTGCCTCTCATGTTTTGGAAAAGAAAAATTTGAACAccatattttcaacaaataatgttcaaaaatgtaataagcCGAGTACAGTTTGTGCCATTAATGTATCTACGAGTAACGTAAATTGTGAAAATTTATTTGCAGTTTTCAGGCGATGCGccattttactattattataatatttatactcggATCCTAAAGTGCACGACTTGACTTTATTAAGCGTGTGCGTGTCACAGGGCAGTGTTGTAGATGATAATGAAAGTGATACTGTGACTTTCTGACCAATGTACGGTTCTAAAACCGATTCAGAATCCCACAATCTATCAGGTTGGAAATTCTTTTCGAACAGTGAAAATCCAAATCTTGATCCCGTACTAAAATTAGTTGTTCTAGGTAGCGATAGACGGAAAGAAGCCGGCATCAACAATTTATTTGTATCAGCTCGGGGGTATCAAAAGCTGCTTCTAGAACAGCAATTTCTGGATGGGTTAAGTTGATTTTAAAAGAAGCCGGTATCGAGGCAACTCCGGGAAGCGTACGGTCTCCGTTGCCTCTTAAAAATACTATACAAAAGAAGTAGCTTATAAGCCGATTTCTTTTACCAGTAATTCTTAACTAATCTTTTTGAACCCGTTACtagttttgttaaaatttaaaatatgtactttaatgtaataatatgatCAATAATAgaagttattataaattattagattatttatCGAACCTAAGGTTTTGAacaaattgtaattattaaaaCCATGCACAACTTAAAATACTaagtaaatcatttaaaaatataatataacaaactcGTGTCTCATAATCATTTTGATTCTTCACATTGGCGTCTTGTTCACCAGGCGACAACAAACAATATCTCAATTTTGTTTAAAGGCCTTGAATAACGGTGATAGGACATAATAGCAGAGTTTTACCTACCAATAAAACTCTTATTATGTCCGGAACCTTATTCAAGGCCTTACAGTAAGGTCTGCCTGGTGCTAAAAAATTTGAGACTGCAATGAGGAAGaacgcgcgcgcgcctcccctgGTGAACACCGGAAACCGCCATCTTACCGCCATCGTAGCGCCATCTTGGCGCCAAAAAGACCGGAAAGGAACTACAACGATCAATATTACGGCAGGAAACGGAAGACTACCATCTCAATTTTGTTTAAAGGCCTTGAATAAGGTTCCGGACATAATAAGAGTTTTATTGGTAGGTAAAACTCTGCTATTTTAAAGACTGTAAATTTgaatataaagaaaattgtaCTTGTACCTCTGTATGTTTAGATGACCTATAACTTTCTTGGTTAGTATACCCATGTCCTTCCTTAATAGTATAGCTTTCCTTAAGATATTGTTCATCTGAAACATTGTAATAAGATAAGCTCAAATAACCCAATTTTCGTGGTTTAATAAGGAACCTAactaatttaaatgttataaaataagtattaagtataatacGAGAAAATTTGTCATATTCGTGGTCATATTAACTATTAAgtcgtcataatattgttatctatAATTACCATTTGTGTTTGTTATTAATAACTATCTActtattattgatatcaagtttgataaaaaataatggtTTCTTTGACGTAACTATGAGCGAGATAATTACATACCACGTCGCTAATTTAATATcacattaacaataatattatttattttaccgaATGATTTCTGGTGGCGCGGCATTAGGCGGCAGTAGCAAATAATTATCAAAAGAATTACAACCCCGCAAACTCCTCCAATAAGCCAAGACAACCAAACAATTATAACACGACCCTAAAACAAAAAAAGGAACTTTTATTAATCTTACAATAATTGCTAAGAATAACATGTTGAGTGGCATTTTTACTACTtgaagattatttttttattagcacatttattaaaaaacgtCAAACTTTTCCATTTTACCTACCTGCAGAAACATCTCAATTTGGAATAAGAGAGCGAAAAACGCTTCTTTTTATTCCTTTGTGATATTTTAAgcctaacattttataattttttctacTTACAATAAAACTGTGACGatatgaataataattgtaaaatattaaatctatgataatataatttaaggtaaataaaactattttaagcTAAGTAATTCTAGGTTATAAGGTTTTTAACCAAGACTCATTGTGGTTGACTTTTGAGAAACATGCGCATTGCGCACTAGCTTCATAAGCTCAAATATAACCGTAATGAACACCCACCCCATAAAGCCATAAGTACCGTACCTACTAtgtatctgtctgtatgtctattaaaatcattaaaccgatttagatgaaaattGGGAAGTAGGTACCCTATCTCAAGTCccggtaaaaatattttcaaacccATGGacaattatcatttatcattgtCCTTTCTGAAAAGGAAGAAAGGAAAGAAGGAATTAGAAAAGCTTTACAATTTGTTACGAATTACACAATATGACGGTTTTTGGTCACAGTTTTTTGTACTGATGCTGCAGATTCACTCAAGTCAACTTGAAGTTAACACTACTCGACTAGAAATCGAGTCGGTAACTCGAGTTGACAAATGACACATTCGCACATCCCTAAACTCACGTCAGTCGTCAACTTCACAGAGACCCCATTGTGGTCGATTAGTTTCAAATCgatccgcagcacgatcgtgcgctattttagatgtctaaagtgtcaaaaaccgttgaaatcgaaaatcgaaatcgatatcagtttcgggagtaaggccccagcagcgttgccagaatgttacttttgtaacattttacgttactttagacccttgcatgttacattcatgtgacatgactacagatgttacttttacgttacttttggtaattgaaaaaaaaagatgtttgaaaccaaaaatgcgaaaacgaaacacacttatggcggctctcgacataggcgaacgcgttggccgacgcgttggcagacgcgttggcccaatgtgtagaacgggcatTCGCGCCTTtaccgtaggtatttagacgttggccgacgcatctgcgagcttgccgcgcgggttggaaatgtcggcaaagatcaaaggacatttgtcgcaagcttcgtgctccatccacacataggccgcgcgatcagttcgcccggagttataggttttgataattataataatatgtaataatttttatatgtaataattaaataaataataagtaggtaataaaataattacttatattattttaatattataaaatattatgtaaaagtgagtttattttattgtttgttacgttttctcgccttttatttatttatttcgagaataccctttataactttttcttgtccacatttacaaagtaattataagctgtgaataaatatacagctgcagctgttagcgactcaacatccattttgaacccgtccgcacattggcgcgatccaaagcatactgaacgaccttcctatgtgtggattactcacaaacgccgttgcaagcgcactgccaacgcgtctgcagacgcgttggtcaacgcgttcgcctatgtcgagagccgccattagttttattgagttttgtcgttacagctgacaatgctttgaatgaacgtggcgaaaaaagcaactaacgctgccatcatacaaaaacaaatttttgacagttctcctttatcagcagcgccccCCCCGCCCACGAGTCTGGCTCGCtcataaagggttccgtaccgtgatagagcaaaaataggccaaaaattatgtttttttgtatgagagcttatgttattatattttcattttaataggtatataaataattttaataataaaataattatacggaATCCAAAAAATCACTTCATCTCTATATCTCTATATGTATAGTATGTTTTCGTGCATTCTGGATAacggcatttaaaatattatataagtaatacgaAATGGTACTTTTCCcctcaaaatgttacttttcgcaTGACATTAAGTAACTTTCGAACATACAGCTCTGGCAACACTGGGCCCCAGAGTACGGTACTTCAACTTGTCACATCACGAAAGTCGtgtcaaatttcaaaaatcaATCGGACGAAAATCAAAACAAACAGCAAAAATAGTTTATAATCGTCTGTTTTGCGTATAATTgcgtataatttatttactactGTCctctacatttaaattttaatggctCTCATAATCAATTTGATGTTGTGGTTATAAAGAGCGTGCCTTGTAGTTGTGTCCTCGTCTGCATttcgtaatatttttacttttaaattaaattacttatagTGCATTACTTTATTATCAACTttggtgaaaaaaaagtttagtaTGCAGTATTTAAAAACTGTGTTTACGTTTATATTACTAGTGAAACATACGCTAGGACTTTCGCCagttatttttagtaagtattgaAATACACTTTTTAGGTTTCATTTCATAttattgtgttataaaaactttcttacgcttattaaaataatagttacAATCATAATTTTGAAACAAATCAGCATGtaacatattaatttaaatattttgtaagcataGAAAAGATATTGTTCTACATTCTAGAAAAGTCTAAACTGCAATTCAGCATTATAGTAATAtcttattatacataattaacTTTGTGCTAACCCGACCATTCACCTCTATAATAAAAACGGTATTAGTTTATACTAAAAATCATCAGCGCAGAAGCAGCCTGTAAATgcaatgtttataataattttgatttacattacacataa
This genomic window contains:
- the LOC121739997 gene encoding uncharacterized protein LOC121739997, which gives rise to MFLQGRVIIVWLSWLIGGVCGVVILLIIICYCRLMPRHQKSFDEQYLKESYTIKEGHGYTNQESYRSSKHTEVQVQRHTRPASYAGDAECRRSRESSRPPSHCYVNRVPDAPPPQYASSGMLDDIEGAASIDALKTRSLPAFLRPKPRPLSTEDDLHQLYAKVNLSKKYKNRMRSEHAAIIALSKSHSQFFDADAVIVYDQRTAL